The following proteins are co-located in the Vigna angularis cultivar LongXiaoDou No.4 chromosome 2, ASM1680809v1, whole genome shotgun sequence genome:
- the LOC108347514 gene encoding protein SCAR2 isoform X3 — MFHDLHEEVIATAARGRSLISRVQQLEAEVPALEKVFLTQTHHSSTYTNEGIEWHPNLRSEHNLVTRRDLPRFIMDSYEESRGPPRLFLLDKFDVAGAGACLKRYTDPSFFTVKSASSGTATAEVQREKKIRKIEQKKGTRLKNGETPEVVPSHAKLHELFLEERIENACRDPARLVKLKMKQLNGSAVEKTGKSYMGKILEIHSPDHKLVCETSIIPQPGKLVLDDSESGIKTLEISCIAPLNRSLGNENLRSTPNEQKLELNPYTEMYRETGGYMVEMNEQISGGVTEEMSSNYPNVIDEEELVLDELKKRECSLVSYHSDDVTSEVDDYMDALATMESELETDNEYGPMKSLLNVQNLTDSNGKEEPQMQAQFSDSQSFGDSSTSEENSSSEQDRIGERNEAHGLLDFPSTGTSWESDDNCSFTRVRNVEHSQSQVQFSHFQSMENSTSQIEDMPSNQLLPTFEWQTTYCREFVMNDDAHVRGEAISDCIPVSSGLIDSGHSLMSYDLGAASPASLPAQSQSAETPSGPAELHLRIEEDEEKECLVESIVTKPEALYPIRDDACPVVSFDNNPSNNVNVCDPYVHYNALFQVSNELNLANESECGDHSEIEVIQEESLNENSSEMLGSEYVDIHGEDPICPSVEVDLNPSTKLLLDGRDLKSEDDIIATQLNSEDLVPAAKTKPKCSFTKELGLDFTHGYKPDLPEIEVLHVDQQGNFEQVPSILGGQEISVSTCSLDLVEDDGNSEHPSSDIIPSPMSNLTKLEESLSIFADPHEEEMIVSEADSRESLTELAAQKVVDHVDIASTEFPSDMNRSVPCDPPDSGMWNNIRHSSLEKIQYSSSIYDLKAVPVCLELDPQRSSDQRINPTKHVMDPLAPLISGFLHKATKNNLEEMPPMPPLPPMQWRSVKIQHASLVTQREEASLASLQPIQPNTPDDKSQFGLSTFEKETRPSQNLFLPAMAMQSNKHQHSSGVSVGISEHAVAIPFQFPVMLNEASGQQSFLVPEQSQIQNPFLALRDRPRLGYVVHSEGEKALNSSPHSSMLPAVHAISGADSIFQQEKPTRSPSQLTEGGSLEVKTGRPGELHLVLPEECPVYPDGPLSPKEKPAETQLMEETGLEVKISKQSSMNLEGRMEEDTSISPLSPPSSGIGQSKHSMPPSEGEMAFPLDTSGQTDMPYGKPKNKRVLPQDPVIDPVAALDKSRLRKVTERVMAPRAAKGDERDSLLEMIRTKSFNLRPAAVNRPPSIGGPKTNLRVAAILEKANAIRQALTGSDEDDDADSWSDS; from the exons ATGTTCCATGACTTGCATGAAGAGGTAATTGCTACTGCTGCAAGAGGTCGCAGTCTTATATCGCGTGTTCAACAGCTTGAGGCTGAAGTTCCAGCTCTTGAGAAAGTTTTTTTGACACAAACTCATCATTCATCAACTTATACAAATGAAG GAATTGAATGGCATCCTAATCTTCGGTCTGAACACAATCTTGTTACCCGCAGAGACTTACCCCGATTTATAATGGATTCATATGAAGAAAGCCGTGGTCCTCCAAGATTGTTCCTTCTGGACAA GTTTGATGTTGCTGGGGCTGGGGCATGTCTGAAGCGTTATACTGATCCATCGTTCTTTACAGTGAAGTCTGCTTCCTCTGGAACAGCAACAGCAGAAGTtcaaagggaaaagaaaattcGTAAAATTGAG CAAAAGAAAGGAACACGACTGAAGAATGGTGAAACCCCAGAAGTCGTACCATCGCATGCAAA ACTGCATGAGTTATTTCTCGAGGAGCGTATTGAGAATGCTTGTAGGGACCCTGCTCGTCTGGTAAAGTTGAAAATGAAACAGTTGAATGGATCTGCAGTTGAAAAAACTGGGAAAAGTTACATGGGGAAAATTCTGGAAATCCACTCACCTGATCATAAACTGGTATGTGAAACTTCAATCATTCCACAGCCAGGGAAATTGGTGTTAGATGATAGTGAAAGTGGGATTAAAACTCTTGAAATCAGTTGCATTGCTCCGTTGAATAGGTCTTTGGGAAATGAAAACTTGCGTTCAACACCAAATGAGCAGAAACTAGAACTGAACCCATACACAGAAATGTATAGGGAGACAGGTGGATATATGGTGGAGATGAATGAACAAATCTCTGGTGGTGTAACAGAGGAAATGTCTTCGAATTATCCCAATGTaattgatgaagaagaattGGTACTTGATGAactaaagaaaagagaatgTAGCTTAGTTAGCTACCACTCTGATGATGTGACTAGCGAGGTTGATGATTATATGGATGCATTAGCTACCATGGAGTCTGAATTGGAAACAGATAATGAGTATGGACCTATGAAAAGCTTATTAAATGTTCAAAACTTAACTGATTCAAATGGAAAAGAAGAGCCTCAAATGCAAGCTCAGTTTTCAGATTCTCAATCATTTGGAGACTCTTCAACTTCTGAAGAAAATAGTTCTTCTGAACAAGATAGAATTGGAGAGCGTAATGAAGCACATGGTCTGTTAGATTTTCCTTCAACTGGAACCTCCTGGGAATCCGATGATAATTGTTCATTCACAAGAGTTAGAAATGTAGAACATTCCCAATCACAAGTGCAGTTTTCACATTTTCAATCTATGGAAAACTCCACATCACAGATTGAAGATATGCCATCCAACCAGCTTCTCCCAACTTTTGAGTGGCAAACGACTTATTGTCGTGAGTTTGTCATGAATGATGATGCCCATGTTCGGGGTGAAGCGATTTCTGATTGTATACCAGTCTCTTCTGGCCTGATAGATTCTGGACATTCATTAATGTCTTATGATCTTGGAGCTGCCTCACCAGCATCCTTACCTGCACAGAGTCAATCGGCTGAAACACCATCCGGCCCTGCTGAACTTCATTTAAgaatagaagaagatgaagaaaaggaGTGTCTTGTTGAATCTATAGTGACCAAACCTGAGGCTCTCTACCCAATAAGAGATGATGCTTGCCCAGTGGTTTCCTTTGATAACAATCCATCGAACAATGTGAATGTCTGTGATCCTTATGTCCATTATAATGCTCTGTTCCAAGTTTCTAATGAATTGAACTTAGCTAATGAAAGTGAATGTGGTGATCATTCTGAGATTGAAGTTATTCAGGAAGAATCTCTTAACGAAAACTCTTCTGAAATGTTGGGTAGTGAATATGTTGATATTCATGGGGAGGATCCGATTTGCCCATCTGTGGAAGTAGACCTGAATCCAAGCACTAAGCTGTTGCTTGATGGCCGAGATTTAAAATCTGAGGACGATATTATAGCTACCCAATTGAACTCAGAAGATCTGGTTCCTGCTGCGAAGACTAAACCAAAGTGTAGTTTTACAAAGGAGCTAGGCTTAGATTTTACACACGGATACAAACCAGATTTACCAGAAATTGAAGTTCTGCATGTTGATCAACAAGGAAATTTTGAACAGGTGCCAAGTATATTGGGTGGCCAAGAAATAAGTGTATCCACCTGCAGTTTGGATCTAGTTGAAGATGATGGCAATAGTGAACATCCGTCTTCAGATATAATACCATCTCCAATGAGTAATCTTACAAAGTTGGAAGAATCTCTTTCTATATTTGCAGATCCTCATGAGGAAGAAATGATAGTTAGTGAGGCGGATAGTAGAGAATCTTTGACAGAATTAGCAGCCCAGAAGGTAGTGGATCACGTAGATATTGCTTCTACTGAATTTCCATCAGACATGAACAGATCAGTTCCATGCGATCCTCCTGATTCTGGAATGTGGAATAATATTCGGCATTCATCTCTTGAGAAAATCCAATATAGCTCTTCGATCTATGACCTGAAAGCAGTGCCTGTTTGTTTGGAGCTAGATCCTCAAAGGTCATCTGATCAACGAATTAACCCAACAAAACATGTCATGGATCCATTAGCACCACTTATCTCTGGCTTCTTACACAAGGCAACTAAAAACAATCTTGAGGAGATGCCACCTATGCCCCCTCTGCCTCCAATGCAATGGAGATCGGTTAAGATTCAACATGCTTCCCTAGTTACACAGAGAGAAGAAGCAAGTCTAGCCTCACTCCAACCGATACAGCCAAATACACCTGATGATAAGTCTCAATTTGGTTTATCTACTTTTGAAAAAGAGACCCGGCCATCTCAGAATCTATTTTTACCTGCCATGGCTATGCAAAGCAATAAGCATCAACATTCTTCTGGGGTTTCTGTGGGAATTTCAGAGCATGCTGTTGCTATTCCATTTCAATTTCCTGTAATGTTAAATGAAGCAAGTGGCCAACAGAGTTTCCTGGTACCAGAGCAAAGCCAGATACAAAACCCTTTCTTAGCATTACGGGACAGGCCTCGACTTGGCTATGTTGTTCACTCTGAGGGAGAAAAAGCATTGAATTCAAGTCCACACTCATCAATGCTGCCTGCTGTGCATGCTATTTCTGGGGCTGATTCTATTTTTCAGCAAGAAAAACCAACACGATCTCCAAGTCAGTTAACGGAAGGTGGCAGCTTAGAAGTTAAAACGGGTAGACCTGGAGAATTGCATTTGGTGCTACCTGAAGAATGTCCTGTTTACCCAGATGGGCCCCTTTCTCCGAAAGAGAAACCAGCAGAAACTCAGTTAATGGAAGAGACCGGTTTAGAAGTTAAAATTTCAAAGCAGTCTTCAATGAATCTGGAAGGGAGGATGGAAGAAGATACTTCAATCTCACCCTTGTCGCCTCCCAGTTCAGGAATTGGGCAGTCAAAGCACAGTATGCCGCCTTCAGAGGGAGAAATGGCGTTTCCTTTGGATACATCTGGTCAGACTGACATGCCATATGGAAAACCAAAGAATAAGCGTGTTCTTCCCCAAGATCCTGTAATTGACCCTGTAGCTGCTCTTGACAAAAGCCGG CTGAGGAAGGTCACTGAACGGGTTATGGCCCCCAGAGCAGCAAAGGGAGATGAAAGAGACTCACTGTTAGAAATGATAAGAACGAAG TCCTTCAACTTGAGGCCTGCAGCGGTGAA